The Mucilaginibacter terrae region CAGTTTGCTCATCACCGCTTCGGGCAGTTTATAAAGCGTGGTATCAAACAGGTGTATGGTGCCGAACAAGTATGTGGGCTGGGTAATTCCCTTGCCGGTTATTTGCCATAATAAACCCTTTTGCTGGGCTTTGGCAATGCCATTAAACAGGCAAAGCACTACAATTAGGCTAAATAAAAATGGCTGATGTTTTTTCATGCGATGAAGTGGGGGTATGGCCTAAATATACATTTTAATTGATGCACCTATTTATAAAAGCTCCTGTTTAGCTTTTTGGGTAATGGCTGTAACAAAATCGGTTTTGGCAATGCGGTAAGCTACCCGCTGGTGCCGGTACTCACCGGCCAGTTTCAATTTCAGGTCGGCATAGGCTTTTGCCGTTTCAGGATGTTTAATGAGGTAGTCTCTAAAAATTGCCCGGTCCCACAAAGGGTGATTTTTAGGACCGGCATGTACATGATAGGTTTGGCTTTTGGGTTGGTTTACCATATAACCTTTTGCAAAAACCATGTGAGTATTAGGGCCTTCATTTTGCCAGTTAAATTCATAGCCTAATGCCTGCATTTGTTGTATAAGCCTGTCGTTTTTTGCATCTTCAAATTCCACTTCCATTAAAATATCAATGGTGTTTTTAGCCGATAGACCAGGCACCGAGGTGCTGCCGAAGTGTTCGATATTTGAGAACAGATCCGGATCGATATTTTTAATCATCAGCTCTTTTTCCTGCTCGTATAATTGGGGCCAATGGTTACTGTACGTGCTAATTTCAACCGGAAACAGCTGTCCAATTTCTTCGCTGGTTAAGTCGTGCAAGGTTTTTTGCTTCATACAGCAAGTATAGTAACTTACCCTGAGTATTGACCAATGTTAGCTTATCGGCTTATAAAAC contains the following coding sequences:
- a CDS encoding GrpB family protein — encoded protein: MKQKTLHDLTSEEIGQLFPVEISTYSNHWPQLYEQEKELMIKNIDPDLFSNIEHFGSTSVPGLSAKNTIDILMEVEFEDAKNDRLIQQMQALGYEFNWQNEGPNTHMVFAKGYMVNQPKSQTYHVHAGPKNHPLWDRAIFRDYLIKHPETAKAYADLKLKLAGEYRHQRVAYRIAKTDFVTAITQKAKQELL